ATCTGGCACAAAAATTAAAATTAAATCCTGCGAAGATCCCTATATAGAATCTAAGTTTATCGCCAATGAAATATACGCAGATTTACAAGCAAATGGTAAATTTTCTGATTTTTGTATTTTATATCGTACAAATGCACAGAGCCGTTCACTTGAAGATGAGTTAAGAAGACGAATGATGCCATATATCATATATGGATCGGTTCGTTTTTATGAGAGAGCTGAAATAAAAATACTACTTGCTTATATTAAATTAATTATAAACCCAACCGACGAAGCTGCATTTCAAAAAATAATCAACACTCCGCGTCGAGGTTTTGGCGATAAAGCACTCGCAAAACTAAAAGAATTATCCAGTTCCCGTAATGAAAGTTTATTAAATACGATTACTGAAATTGTCTATGGTGGATTAGAAAATGATGTATCTCGATCAATCGCAGCAGTAAAAGATTTCGTTATGTGTTTTCAAAAATGGAAGAGCAATTTAGAATATCACAACAAACCATCAGTTTCTTTAGCTGAGATAATTTCAGATATCAATTTCGAAGAATATTTGAGAAATTCATATCCTGAAGATTTCGACGAAAGATGGTTGAACGTAATTGAATTAAAAAATGCGATTATAGAATTTGAAAATATTAATTTAGAAGAAGATTTAGGACAACAACAAAAACAGCTTTCTGGACTAGAAAAACTCTCTCGCTTTTTAGAACAAGCGATGCTCACCGTAGAGCCGACTGTGGTCAATGTGCAACAAGGAAATGCGAACGCAATCACTTTGATGACTATTCATTCAGCAAAAGGGCTTGAATTCCCAAAAGTATTTATTGCTGGCCTTGAAGAAGGTGTTCTTCCACATCAAAACTCGATCGATTCTCCGGAAGCTATCGAAGAGGAACGAAGACTTATGTATGTGGCTGTTACCCGTGCAAAAAGCAAATTAACCCTGACAAATTGCAAACGTAATAGATATAAAGATTTTATTCCTGCTCAGGAAAGTCGTTTCATATCTGAAATTTCATTTGAAATAACTGAATGGGTTGACGCTGCTAAAAAAACATTTACAAGAGAATTTGGTAAAATAACTTCAACCCCTAAATTTGAAGACAAACCAAGAATTTTTAAAGGAGATGATCTTTTAAATAAAGAAAATATAAATTTAAAAAATGAATCCAATCAAGATTTAGTTTGGAGAAAAGGCCAAAAAGTTACACATAAAGTATTTGGTGATGGTGTGATAAGAGATATAGAAAAAAGCACATCAGGATATCGACTCAGAATTAAATTTGATAAAAATTCTGTTGGAGAAAAGACTCTTATACATACTTACGTCACTCCCATTTAATTTATAAAAGGTAAATAGAATGAGAAAAGAAATAAAAGTTTCCCCATCAATTGCAGCAGGAAATCTATTAAAACTTGAAGATGAAGTTCGCAAATTAGAATTGAGCGGGGCTGACAGCATTCACTTTGATGTTATGGATGGTCACTTTGTTCCACTTCTAACTATTGGTATACCATTTATAGAACAAATGCGAAAAATTACTAAAATGCATTTGGATGTCCATATTATGGTAACAAACCCCGATACTACATTTGAAAATTATTTATCTGCTGGAGCTGACACTCTTTCTTTTCATATAGAAACAGCAATACATCCACACAGAATTTGTAGTAAAATTAAAGAAACAGGAAAACGCGCTGGCATTGTCTTAAATCCATCTACCCATTGGAAAGACATTGAATATTTATTACCTATTCTTGATCAAGTCACACTTATGACAGTAAATCCAGGATTCTCAAGGCAAGCACACCTTCCTCTCGTTCATAAAAAAATATCAGAATTATCTCAATTCCGCAGCGATAATAATCTAAAATTCGATATCATGGTTGATGGAGGAGTAAATCACGAAAATGCAAATACTCTAAATAAACTTGGAGTCGATATTGTTGTAGCAGGCGGTGCTGTTTTTAATTTTGAAAACTATAAAGAAGCAATTGCAAAAATAAAAAGCGCTTCCATAACAAACTAAACTAGAATAAAGAATTATAATTTTCTTTGTTTTACTTAATTATTAATGAAAAGAATTATTGATATGACACCTTCTTTTTTTCAGCCAATTGCAGAGGATTTAGCAAATCTCGAAACAAAACTGGTCGACTATTTACTCACTCCAAATAAACCTACGAATCAAGTTTTAGAACATATATTTTCATCAGGCGGGAAAAGAATTCGTCCCGCTCTTTTCCTCTTAAGTAGCAAGCTCATTAATTATAATGGTAATCATAAATTCCCAATTGCATCTGTATGTGAATACATCCACACAGCAAGTTTATTGCACGATGATGTTATCGACAACTCGACTCTACGCAGAAACAAACCGACTGTGAACTCTATCTGGGGTGATGAAACAGCAGTATTAACAGGCGATCTCATTTATTCCGCAGCATGTCGTCTCATGGTTAAAACCAAAAGTCTTGAATTGATCGATGATTTTGCAGAGTGCATACGCTTCATGAGTGAGAGTGAATTGTTTCAACTCGAGCTTTTATGGAAAATTGATACAAACTATCAACAATATTACAGAGTTGTTGAAGGAAAAACAGCCTTTTTGTTTCAATGTAGCGCAAAAACTCCTTGTTATTTAGCTCAATCAGATAGTATAACAACTCACCTTTTGGGCGAATATGGTAAACATATTGGTTTTGCATTTCAAATTTTTGATGATTATTTAGATTATGCGGGAGAAATAGCTCAAGTTGGAAAGCCTATAGCCGCAGACTTATTAGAAGGAAAAATCACACTTCCATTAATCTTTGCATTAAATTCTAATAATAAAAATACGCAAATTTTAAAGAATTTAGTGCATAAGATTATTGAAAATAATTTTGCCACAGTGGAAGAACAAAAAGAATTGATAACACTTGTTAAAGAAACAGATGGATTGAAGAAGGCATTACAAGAAGCAGAAATGCACGCACAAAATGCAAGAAATTGTCTTTCTGAATTTATGCAAAACAATGATCTCAATTTAGAACAAAAAAATGCATTAAAAGCTTTGAATGAAATCACTTTTTTTGTCTTGAATAGAAAGAATTAAAAACAGATGAAGTCACTAACATTAAATAAATATACGCTAAGCAATGGTGTACCCGTATTTTATTGTCACACACCTGAGACAGTTTGTTTTGAACTCTCTATCCATATAAATACAGGAGCTAGAGACGAAACAGAAAAAAATAATGGAGTCTCACATTTTTTAGAACACATGATGTTTCGTGGCTCAAAATCATATCCAAATTCAATTCAACTCTCAAAAGCGATGGAATCATTTGGCGGTGAAACCAATGCCATGACTGGTATTGAAAATACAACTTATTGGTTAAAAGGGGATGCAGAAAAAACCCTAGAAGCCATTGATTGCTTTGCTGACTTCTTTTTAAGACCAAATTATGCTGATTTAGAAATAGAACGATCCGTCATTCTACAAGAAATGGCCTCAGATTTTAATGAAGCAGGTGACAGTATTGATACAGAATCACTCGCTATGGCAACTTTATTTTCCAATCATCCCCTTGGGAATCCTATAATTGGAAAAGAAGAAATAGTTAAACAAATATCACAATCAGATTTATCAGAAAAAAGACGTGATTATTATACACCGAACCGTTGTGCTATAACTATTCATACTTCAATTGATGAGAAAGATGTAATTGCCCAACTTGAAAAATCATTTGGCAATGAATGGGCTCATATTCAAGGTTCTGCGCCAAATAGAATTTTAGCTGATAATTATATTCCTCAATTAAATTCACTTAGAAAACCTCAACATGCACTTTGTTTACAAAATAATCCCGATAATCAATTTGCAGTAAAACTCATTTTTCCAACTGTCGGAGGTCTCTCAAATGAAGTTGTATATATAACTTTTTTACAGAGAATTCTTGATGATGGTATATGTACACGACTTCCTGCAAATATTCGCGAAAAGCATGGACTTGTATATGATATCAGTTGTGATACGCAATTTTTTAATGAAATAGGAACTTTTAGTATAGATGCAACCGTTTCAGAAGATCTTTTACCAAATCTACTTGAAAAATTGGCTCAGGAACTTAGAAACGTTATTTCTGAAAAGCCGCTTCAAGAAGAATTAGATCACATTCGTTTTCGCTATATTTTTGATTTAAAACAAATTAAAGAAACTCCATCTCGACTTTTAAATAGAGAAGTTTCAGCGTATTTTATGGATCAAAAACTTACTTTAGATGATGAAATAAATATCGTAAAATCTATAACTACAGATCAAATTTTAAAAACAGCTCAGAAAATATTTGGTTCAGCAAGAAGAGGATTTGTTTTAATTGGTCCTAAAGCACGTAAAAAAAGAGAGCTAGTTGAAAAATTATTGTCTATATTTGATGGCATTGGAGATTTAAATGAAAAAGGTTCCACTAACTGATGTGCGTCTATATACTCAAGGATCCAATAATGATAAAGAAGAATTTATCCAAAAATTTGGGCGCGCAATACAAGAGTTTGGTTTTGTAATTATCGAAGGACATAATATATCTGAAGATGTTATAAATAATACTTATTCAGCAGTAGAGCAATTATTTGCTCTACCAATTGAAACTAAATTAAAATACGTTGATAACTCAATTATTGGACAAAGAGGTTACGTAAATTTTGGTATTGAACGTGCAAAAAATAATACAATAGGTGATTTAAAAGAATTTTGGCATATAGGCAGAGAGCATTTTTTAAATTCAAAATTAAAAAGTGAGTATACAAAAAATATATGGCCGGACAATGACGTACCTAATTTTAAGCAATTTACACTTGATCTCTATTGTAAATTAGATCAATTGTCTCAAGTTTTATTATCTGCACTTTCAGAATATTTAAATTTACCAAAATATACTTTGCCTCAAATGGCTATAGATGGTAATTCGATTTTAAGAGCTTTGCATTATCCACCTCTAAACAAAGAACAGTTTCATTCTGGGGCAATTCGCGCTGCAGCTCACGAAGATATTAATTTATTAACTATTCTCTGTGAAACAAAAGAAAGTGGTCTCGAAATTCTAACTAGAAATGGGAAATGGCTGCAAATAGAAAGTCATCCTGGTCAAATGATTGTAGATTCAGGTGATATGTTATCAAGAGTAACAAATAATATTATACCTTCTACAACTCATAGAGTAGTTAATCCTTTAAATTCAAGAAATACTTCAAGATATTCTTTACCGTTTTTTGTTCATGCATATGAAAAATGTGAATTAAATGTTTTGGAAAACTGTAAGTCTCCATCAAAACCAATATTATATCCTCCTATCATTGCAAACGAATTTTTGCTACAAAGATTAAGGGAAAATGGACTTGTAAAAACGTAACAGATTCATATATGGAGACACAACCGTGGCTGAAGAAGTTATATTGAAGGTTGAAAATTTAATTACAAACTTTAACGTCTCAGGAAAAAATATCACAGCTGTTGACGATTGTTCCTTTCAAGTTAATAAAGGAAAAACTTTAGGAATTGTTGGAGAATCTGGCTGCGGCAAAAGCGTAACAAGTCTTTCAATTATGCGCTTAATTCCATCACCTCCAGGAAATATTTCATCAGGAAAAATTTTTTTTGAAAAAAAGAATCTTTTACAACTAAGCGAAAAGGAAATGCGATCTATTCGTGGAAATCGCATCTCGATGATTTTCCAAGAACCAATGACAAGTTTAAATCCTGTCTACACTATAGGCTATCAAATAGCAGAAGTTTTTATATTACATAAAGGTGCGAGTCATAAAGAAGCAAGAGATCTATCAATAGAAATGCTAAAACAAGTGCGCATACCTTCTCCAGAAAAAAGATTTAATGAATATCCTCATCAATTGTCTGGTGGTATGCGGCAAAGAATTATGATTGCAATTGCTCTCGCTTGTAAACCAGCTCTTTTAATTGCAGATGAGCCAACAACTGCGTTGGATGTAACTATTCAAGCACAAATTCTTGCTTTAATGAATAATTTGCAAAAAGAAAACGGAATGTCAACTATCTTAATCACGCATGATTTAGGAGTTGTTGCTGAAACATGTGATGATGTTGTTGTTATGTATGCAGGAAAAGTCGTTGAAAAATCAAGTGCAAAAGAATTATTTACCAATCCCAAACATCCTTATACAATTGGATTGCTTAACTCAATACCAAAACTAGGTGAAAAAAAGCATAGATTAAATACAATTCCCGGAATTGTTCCCTCTCTGGCTAATTTACCCAAAGGGTGTCGTTTTCAAGATAGATGTTCTTTAGCATCAAAAGAATGTAAAGAAACCGAACCTGAGCTAAAATTAATCAATCCTAATAAATATGCAGCATGCTTTAAAATATAAAAATATAAGGATCATGAAATGGCTGAAACTATTTTCAACTCTGTTCCTAAACACAATTACAGTGAACAAGAACCAGAAATTAATCCAGAAGAATTCCGCAAAGTCATACATTCCAGACGAAGTGTTCGCATGTTTAATGGAACTCCCATACCCGAAGATATTATGAATGAGTGTTTAGATTTAGCTCTACTTGCTCCTAATTCATCAAATTTGCAACCTTGGGAGTTTTATTGGGTAAAATCACCAGATAAAAAGAGTGAATTGGTAAAAGCATGTCTTTCTCAACCAGCTGCTAGCACTGCAGCAGAACTTATAGTTTGTGTAGCACGATCAAAAACTTGGAAACAAAATGCAAATAAAATGCTAGATGTTTTTGCCAAAAGTAATGCTAATATACCTAACAGTGTTAAAGATTATTATAAAAAAATTGTTCCACTTGCTTACACACAAGGATATTTCAGTGTTATCGGCTTAATTAAACGTCTTGTTTTATTTGTACGTGGTTTAAAAGAACCGACACCAAGAAATCCTGTGAGTAATAGTGATATGATACTCTGGGCTACAAAATCCTGTGCTCTCGCAGCTGAAAATCTTATGCTAGCATTGAGAGCATTCTCATATGATTCTTGCCCAATGGAAGGATTTGATGCCTATAGAGTTGAAAAAATATTAGATCTTCCTTCTGATGCACATGTAGTCATGGTTATAGGAGCAGGAAAAAGATCTCCGAATGGAATTTATGGTCCTCGTATCCGTTTTGAAAGAAATTTATTTATTAAAGAGGTTTAAAAATCAATGATAGATGAAAATATTTTGCAAATAAAAAATTTAGTAAAATACTTTCCTATTTTTGGAGGTATTTTTGGCAAAGAAGTTGCAAAAGTTCACGCTGTCGATAACATCTCATTTAATTTAAAAAAAGGACAAACCTTAGGACTTGTGGGTGAATCAGGTTGTGGGAAAAGTACTTTAGGTCGTACGATATTACGATTGCTAGAGCCAACTTCTGGTCATATTATTTTCGATGGAAAAGATATTACTAAACTTTCACAAAAAGAATTGCGAACTCTCAGAAAAGAAATTCAAATTATTTTTCAAGATCCTTTTGCAAGTTTAAATCCAAGGATGTCGGTGCGAGAAATTTTATCTGAGCCTTTTGATATACATAATCTATATAAGCATCCAGATGAAAGAAAAAATAAACTCGCAAATATTTTAAATGAAGTTGGATTAAATCCTGAGTCTATTGATCGATATCCCCATGAGTTTTCTGGTGGACAAAGACAAAGAATTGGTATCGCCCGTGCATTAGCGCTCAATCCAAAAATAATTGTTTGTGATGAACCAGTAAGCGCCCTCGATGTTTCAATTCAAAGTCAAATATTAAATTTAATGATGGATTTAAGAGATAAATATAATTTATCGTATATTTTTATTGCTCATGATTTATCTGTAATAGAACATATTTCAGACAATGTAGCTGTTATGTATTTGGGAAAAATCGTTGAACACACATCGTCCGAAAATTTATATAAAAATCCTATTCACCCATACACTCGTGCATTGATTTCAAGTATACCAAGACATGATTTTACTGCAAAAAGAGAACGTCATGTCATACAAGGGGATGTTCCAAGTCCTATAAATCCACCAACGGGCTGTAGATTTCACACTCGCTGCCCTTTCGTTAAAGATATATGCAAAAATAAAGAACCCATACTTGAAAATATAGGGTCACAGATCAACACACATTTTGTTTCCTGTCACTTTAGTAATGAATTAAAAAATAAATAAACAGATTAATTAAAAACATTTAATTTTTTAAAATACTCTCTTCAGATTTATTTCTTTACATAAGTCTAGTTTTAGTTCATCATGCATAGAAATAATTTGGAGGAATGATTATGCAAAAGCATCACAAATCTATAGGTCTCGTAGGATATCACTCAGTTCAATTCTTTACACGAGAACTTGAAAAAACAGTAAATTGGCATAAAGAAAAATTTGGTTTTATTGAAATGGCAAAATCCTCCCCAGAATGGGAAAAAAAGAATGGAATGCGCTCTATTGTTTTAAATGGAGCAGGAAAACTGGGCTGGATATTTACCGAACCTATTGAAAAAGCGTCTTCAGCTGGAAGATATTTAAGTATGCATCCCGATGGAGCTGCTTTTTTAAATTTTAGAGTTAAAAATTTAAAACACACTGCTGAGTTTTTAGTGGATAAAAAAGCTCCTTTTCTTTATGATATTGAATCACATAAATCTAATAATGATGGTTACTGGAATGAAACTGCAATCGCAACAGCAATAGATGATGTTGGTTTCCGATTTATTGAAGAAAAAAATTATGATCAATTTGCTCCAGGGTTTGTTTGGACAAATAAAGAAGCTAAAGATCAACCAAACTCTCTCGGACTCGATCTCGGAATCGACCATGTGACTTGCAATGCTCGTTCAATGCATTCTTTGACTGAATTTTATAGACATTGTCTTGGCTTTGAACAATATTGGGGTATTGAGTTCCACACAGCACATCATACAACTGAGCATAGCACAGGCTCTGGTCTTGAAAGTATTGTTATGTGGGATAAAGAGAGCGGTATTAAGTTTGCAACAAATCAACCTCTTGCCCCTTATTTCCATAATTCACAGATTGAAATTTATATTGAAGACAATCGGGGCTCAGGCATTCAACATCTTGCTCTTGGAACAAAAAATATTATTCATTCTGTAAGTCAAATTAAAGAAAGAAATGCGGTTTTTCTAGATGCATCTGATAAATATTATCAGCAACTTCCTGAGCGTATGCAAAAAATGAAATTGAAAAAAATTAATGAGCCAATGGAAATTGTGCAAAAAAATAATATTCTTTTAGACGGTGCTGAAGGAAAGTATTTATTACAAATATTCATGAAAGAACAAAGCATTCAATTTAATAATAAAGAATATGGACCGTTTTTCTATGAAATTATTCAAAGACAAGGAGACGAAAGCTTCGGAGAAGGAAACTTTAAAGCTCTTTTTGACAGCATTGAAAAACAACAAGTAGCTGATCATAGACAAGAAATGAGAGATAGAATCGACTCCCTCTCTTAGTTACACTTTTTTTTAAAAAAAGCTTGCGCAGCTTATATGCGCATGCTAAACCTCAACGCCTGTATTGGAGAAGTTCGGCACACGTTTCGACTTCCCAACTTTCTTTGTGAGGAGACAAAAAAATGGGTAAGAGCGACAACCGCCGTACGTTTAAAATGAAGAGAAAAAAATCTCAAGTAGCTAAAAAAGCTCGTATTAAAGCTAAAATTGCAGCAGCTCAGGCTGTTGCTAAAAAGACTTCTGCAAAGAAGTAAGATTTTTTGATTTTAATGGAGAGATGGCCGAGTGGCTTAAGGCGGCGGTCTTGAAAACCGTTGTGGGTGCAAGCCTACCGGGGGTTCGAATCCCTCTCTCTCCGCCACTTCAAACCCCGACTTATCTATATAAGCCGGGGTTTTTAGTTCTAAAGTTTTCGAGCATCACATTTTAACTTGGATGGGATTTCCGATTTAAAAAAGCAGATAAATTTAAAGAACTCGCAGGAATCTCAAGCAAAAGTTGTTCATATTGAAATTATAAAGAATCTTATATATAAAAATATTGGTAAAAAGTTTAGTAGATCTGGCATTTATTCATTTTCTAAAAAAATAGGTTTAAGAAAAGTCAAACCGAGACCATTACATGTTAAAAATGATCCAGAAGTTATTGCAGAATGGAGAAAAAACTTTCCTAAAGTTTTAGATAAGGTAAAGAGAGAATATCCAGATAAAAAAGTTATCCAATATTACCAAGATGAAACTAGATTTGAGCAAAAGACAATCATGTCAGGAATTTGGAGTCCAAAAGGGGTTCGCCCTGAGTATAAGAATGAAAATGGTTTTTTAAATTCATGGATATATGGAGCAATAAATACTGAAACTGGGAAAAGATTCGAGCCTGTTCTACCAACTCAGGAACCCTTTAAGCTAATCTCAATATCCAAAAAACTATTGCTTTCGACACTACTTAGACGTAACGACACCTCATCGAATGGTTTACTTTCGTTCATCTCCTTGTTTCACACATGACACATTTACTGTGCCTTTTCTCCTACGCTTACCACAATAACTTTTGATTAATGCAGCGAAGAGTTGTTTGAAGCCTTCTCCTGTAAAACGATTTCGAGGGGGCGCCCCTCATCTTTTACACAGCATTGCTGAATAGTATCTTTCGATATTCACCACATTCGTGGAGCACTTTTAGACCGTCTACTAGGGACACCCCTTAAACTGTTTTTTGCAACAGAACTCAAAATTATCTTATAAATTTTAGAAATTAATGAAAAATATCTATTAAAAAAAATTAAATTAATTATTTTGAAAAATATTTAATATCCATGTGAATTATGATAAAACACCTAGTAAAAAATAATTAAATCTGTTACTTTTTTAAATTTGATAAAAATATATATGTTTATATTTGTAATTCAGAAAAAATTAAAATATATTTTTTAAAGTTAAGACCGCATTTATAATGTTCGGTTTTACTATAAAATTATTTAATATGACTAATTCTTTGTTATATCAAATAAGAATAAAAAAAGAATAGGAGATTCTTTAATTATGAAATGTTATGAAAGTGAAAATATCAATCTAGCTGATATTTTTGATTATGCAAGTTATGAAGGTTTAATTAATAAAGAAACATATAATGATATTATTATAAATTTGTATAAAATCCTTCAATATCCTGAATTCAAAAGTTTTTTACAAGGTAAGAATACAATCAATAATTCAGAAAATGCAATTTCAAAATTTAATAAATCTATTAAGGAAATAAATGAAAGATTTTCTTTGTCAAATAATAGATCTGTAAATAGTTTGATTAGAATTTATAACAATATCTCAAATTCTATATTACTCGATACTTATACTTCTGAAACAGATATTTTGAGCAGACAAAACAGGTATGACATTTTATCTGTCGGAGATCTAGACAACTTTAAATTACTCAATGAACAATCAATAGCATCTTCAAAAATTAGAAGATTTAATAATCTTATTTCAAACATTAAATTAAGATTAAATATCAAAGAAAATTTTTTTCCATTGTTAAAAGGTTTTGATAAAGAAAGTAGACAAGTAAAATTTTTAGAAATGGAAACTTATGAAATAAAAAACTATCAAGTTTCTGAAGAAGAATTTTCTCAATTTTCAAAGTTTGCAAATTATTTTCATGAGCTTTCCTCTTTGCCAGAATATACTGGCCTTTCTAAAGCATTTGCAATTCAAAGTCTATTTGATTTTTTTAAAGAAAATAAGACCTCATCAGTTCCATTGACTCAATTTGAAAAGCTCTTAAAGATTCAGTATTATGTAGGAATTTCACAAATAGCATTGGGTGTTAGTGATGAACTTATCTACCTTGAGCATGTCGTTGATCTTATAACAGGTGCCACATTAAATCCCGCACTGACTGTGATTAAGAATATATCTTCTACTGCAAATATGTTACTTAGCGTTATAAATATATCTCTTGATATTGCGGTTTTAGCAAACACTAGAACAAACTCAGAGAATGTTATATTTGGCACAAAACTTGGTTTTGATATTGGATCCTTAGGATTAGGAGTCGCAGCCCTTGCTGGAGTTGAATTTACTGGGCCACTAGGTCTTATTCTTGGAGGAATAACGCCTGGTATAATCGGTATTGTCTCTAATTTAGAAAATAATAAACAACGAGCAATTGCTATAGCCCAAGTTTTTGATTCTATAGAAAATGACTATAGTTATCACGATTCACAATTTCATCATTTTAAAGATGAAGTAACAACAGCATCTTTTGCGTTAAATTTAACTGATGAACATAACATAAGATTAAATAATTCAGTCATAGAATCATTAGATTTAAGTGATAGAAAAAAAATAAAAATTACTTTTGGTAATAATTACTTAATGAAAACTGAACATGCTGAATACATGAAAAACGGAAGTTACGCACAATCATTTTTTGGCCCAAATCCAAGCCCTCTTCTTGGTAAATATCAATTTTTACAACATCCAATAAATAAAAATGATTATATTAGCATAAATGAATATCTACACATTCCAAAAAATAAAGAAGTCTCAATTTTAGAACCAGAAACTCTTTCTAAACGTTTGAGCGTAATTTTACCAGTAACTCCAATAACATATATTTGGTATGATTTTCATCCTGCTTCAGCTCTTTCAGAAGAAGACGCTAAGACACTTTGGAAATTACAAAAAAATGCTCAAGGTCTTTTTATTTTTACCTATCATCAAGCCGCTGCTTACAAGGCCATCCACGATATAGAATTAAGATATGAAGCAACTGATATCAATATTCAATTAGGGTCTGAAGAATTGGATTTACATATCCCTAATATTCCTGCAGAATGGCAAAACAAAATTAGATATTATTTATATGGCAAACAAGACGGTGTATATCACTTATATCCAAGAAATGGAGTACACTACAATATTACGGGAACAGGTGAAGAAACATTCTACATTGTAATTTCAAAAGAAAAAACCGACATAGAATTTGATTTTCAAAA
The sequence above is drawn from the Fluviispira vulneris genome and encodes:
- a CDS encoding ABC transporter ATP-binding protein: MDENILQIKNLVKYFPIFGGIFGKEVAKVHAVDNISFNLKKGQTLGLVGESGCGKSTLGRTILRLLEPTSGHIIFDGKDITKLSQKELRTLRKEIQIIFQDPFASLNPRMSVREILSEPFDIHNLYKHPDERKNKLANILNEVGLNPESIDRYPHEFSGGQRQRIGIARALALNPKIIVCDEPVSALDVSIQSQILNLMMDLRDKYNLSYIFIAHDLSVIEHISDNVAVMYLGKIVEHTSSENLYKNPIHPYTRALISSIPRHDFTAKRERHVIQGDVPSPINPPTGCRFHTRCPFVKDICKNKEPILENIGSQINTHFVSCHFSNELKNK
- a CDS encoding 4-hydroxyphenylpyruvate dioxygenase family protein; the protein is MQKHHKSIGLVGYHSVQFFTRELEKTVNWHKEKFGFIEMAKSSPEWEKKNGMRSIVLNGAGKLGWIFTEPIEKASSAGRYLSMHPDGAAFLNFRVKNLKHTAEFLVDKKAPFLYDIESHKSNNDGYWNETAIATAIDDVGFRFIEEKNYDQFAPGFVWTNKEAKDQPNSLGLDLGIDHVTCNARSMHSLTEFYRHCLGFEQYWGIEFHTAHHTTEHSTGSGLESIVMWDKESGIKFATNQPLAPYFHNSQIEIYIEDNRGSGIQHLALGTKNIIHSVSQIKERNAVFLDASDKYYQQLPERMQKMKLKKINEPMEIVQKNNILLDGAEGKYLLQIFMKEQSIQFNNKEYGPFFYEIIQRQGDESFGEGNFKALFDSIEKQQVADHRQEMRDRIDSLS
- a CDS encoding winged helix-turn-helix domain-containing protein; the protein is MDGISDLKKQINLKNSQESQAKVVHIEIIKNLIYKNIGKKFSRSGIYSFSKKIGLRKVKPRPLHVKNDPEVIAEWRKNFPKVLDKVKREYPDKKVIQYYQDETRFEQKTIMSGIWSPKGVRPEYKNENGFLNSWIYGAINTETGKRFEPVLPTQEPFKLISISKKLLLSTLLRRNDTSSNGLLSFISLFHT
- a CDS encoding TcdA/TcdB pore-forming domain-containing protein, encoding MKCYESENINLADIFDYASYEGLINKETYNDIIINLYKILQYPEFKSFLQGKNTINNSENAISKFNKSIKEINERFSLSNNRSVNSLIRIYNNISNSILLDTYTSETDILSRQNRYDILSVGDLDNFKLLNEQSIASSKIRRFNNLISNIKLRLNIKENFFPLLKGFDKESRQVKFLEMETYEIKNYQVSEEEFSQFSKFANYFHELSSLPEYTGLSKAFAIQSLFDFFKENKTSSVPLTQFEKLLKIQYYVGISQIALGVSDELIYLEHVVDLITGATLNPALTVIKNISSTANMLLSVINISLDIAVLANTRTNSENVIFGTKLGFDIGSLGLGVAALAGVEFTGPLGLILGGITPGIIGIVSNLENNKQRAIAIAQVFDSIENDYSYHDSQFHHFKDEVTTASFALNLTDEHNIRLNNSVIESLDLSDRKKIKITFGNNYLMKTEHAEYMKNGSYAQSFFGPNPSPLLGKYQFLQHPINKNDYISINEYLHIPKNKEVSILEPETLSKRLSVILPVTPITYIWYDFHPASALSEEDAKTLWKLQKNAQGLFIFTYHQAAAYKAIHDIELRYEATDINIQLGSEELDLHIPNIPAEWQNKIRYYLYGKQDGVYHLYPRNGVHYNITGTGEETFYIVISKEKTDIEFDFQNINFIDNRLLINNATFIFDKNNKPKNVIIVYNSVIIGTNQSSSIYVDIENSILKIDSIDFGNPSDMTLEEIKSKIEVKSSHFDNYGFIKINDLSLKEIEKFSREKGIAESTFKEHLNRNITPYKTSPFSVWYNIADKNFIIDPSIFSSDPIRKGLKLLGKNQDNLFFFDYSNQKIYNQDKNNNLNLFIKEKVKNVLMLKTINSISDKYPDSLAFKDLLSGDNVTVDLKSNSFRSVSVDINNNIIHYPVNIISGYKNILFNNYIKLSIKDNDFIYDAFMNYSENENIIFYSNQMFNRKKLLSLFGSKISSVYYYYYNQEAKSLILVKGSKAKVIIENVLKVNFSNNKILATLSDGYDIIFQPESPPLLIGLFGVNIDNSDINDAIIKLRRTIKDLKLSSLLSLGSNKYCYYPLGDGGFGRIISINKKQ